The Kroppenstedtia pulmonis genome has a segment encoding these proteins:
- a CDS encoding iron-containing alcohol dehydrogenase family protein codes for MIPVRPGPDQYLCQGGILIQLEELLQKQGWKRALLIHGDSSWRAARPYLPIRALERCDLLPSIDLCTDREVKRLSNFVDPATQDVIIGVGGGRVMDLAKAVANRRGLPILLIPTLPSTCAACTPLSVFYDDKGAFIRYDIHPQGQRLVLVEPDILLHAPVTSLRAGIGDTLAKWYEAKALSATLVEQPVSIRMGLQAASICRNILLTDGEGALSAIKTNTITPSFLRVIDCILMLGGTVGGFAERYGRVAAAHSVHNALTHVSAAKGWLHGDKVAYGILIQLALTDNWEEIDLLIPYYKALGLPASLSELGVDPGNKELLRLLARTALQKNESIHNMEQDFTEEDLLNALQRVEYHTTFQKEELPL; via the coding sequence TTGATTCCGGTACGCCCCGGCCCTGACCAATACCTTTGCCAAGGAGGAATTCTGATACAACTGGAGGAGTTGCTGCAAAAACAAGGGTGGAAACGGGCCCTGCTGATTCATGGAGATTCGTCTTGGAGAGCCGCTCGTCCCTATCTTCCGATCCGGGCATTGGAACGGTGCGATTTACTCCCCAGTATCGACCTTTGTACGGATAGAGAAGTAAAACGGCTGTCAAATTTCGTAGATCCTGCCACACAGGATGTCATCATCGGTGTGGGAGGTGGCAGAGTAATGGATCTGGCCAAGGCCGTTGCCAATCGAAGGGGCCTCCCGATCCTTCTGATCCCCACTCTGCCATCCACTTGTGCCGCTTGTACCCCCTTAAGTGTCTTCTACGATGATAAGGGTGCCTTTATCCGTTATGATATCCATCCTCAGGGGCAACGATTGGTTCTGGTGGAGCCGGATATTCTCCTTCATGCACCTGTGACAAGTTTACGTGCGGGGATCGGGGATACATTGGCCAAATGGTATGAAGCAAAGGCGTTAAGTGCAACCCTTGTCGAGCAACCTGTCAGTATCCGTATGGGGCTGCAAGCAGCATCCATTTGTCGGAACATCCTTCTCACTGACGGCGAGGGAGCTCTCTCGGCAATCAAAACCAACACCATAACTCCCTCTTTTCTGCGAGTCATAGACTGCATCCTGATGCTTGGCGGAACAGTAGGAGGATTTGCAGAACGATACGGTCGAGTGGCTGCTGCCCATTCCGTACACAATGCCCTGACTCATGTCTCTGCTGCCAAAGGCTGGTTACATGGTGACAAGGTGGCTTACGGCATCCTGATCCAGCTGGCCTTGACGGACAACTGGGAAGAAATCGACCTCCTGATTCCTTACTACAAAGCCCTCGGACTGCCTGCATCCCTGTCCGAACTGGGTGTTGATCCGGGGAACAAAGAACTTCTGCGGCTGTTGGCCCGTACTGCTCTTCAAAAAAACGAATCCATTCACAATATGGAACAAGACTTTACAGAGGAAGATTTGCTTAATGCACTTCAACGTGTGGAATATCACACAACATTTCAGAAAGAGGAGTTGCCATTATGA
- a CDS encoding lysophospholipid acyltransferase family protein translates to MKRLIRLFLYLIQKTPSPYKEFLLKKVVYAILDHYASIQVIHQEKLESIKEPVIYVSNHLSNIDGLILHRILQKKDVFFLAGVKLQSNRFNRIGLDIVPHIPIHAGKPDRTAIKKSVDCLSKGHSLFIFPEGTRSRTHSLIEAKRGILLIQRKTGAKIVPLALTGTEKLMPIDDNNMAGEWFQKANITVTVGDPLEMDRNDGVERIMYGIARLLPEEYQGVYTHHQSSSVGS, encoded by the coding sequence ATGAAACGTTTGATCCGTCTCTTTTTATACTTAATACAAAAAACACCTTCACCGTACAAAGAATTTCTTTTAAAAAAAGTCGTTTATGCCATCCTGGATCATTATGCAAGCATCCAGGTGATCCATCAGGAAAAGTTGGAATCGATTAAGGAACCCGTTATTTATGTATCCAATCACTTGAGCAATATCGACGGACTGATTCTTCATCGCATCTTGCAAAAAAAAGATGTTTTTTTCCTGGCTGGAGTCAAGCTACAGAGTAATCGCTTTAACCGAATCGGATTGGACATTGTACCTCACATCCCGATCCATGCCGGAAAACCGGATCGTACCGCCATCAAAAAGTCCGTAGACTGTTTGTCAAAGGGACACTCTCTTTTTATCTTCCCTGAAGGCACTCGCAGCCGTACACATTCCTTGATTGAAGCCAAACGGGGAATTCTCTTGATTCAACGTAAAACCGGAGCAAAAATCGTTCCCCTGGCCTTGACAGGTACAGAAAAGCTAATGCCCATTGATGATAACAACATGGCGGGAGAATGGTTTCAAAAAGCAAACATCACTGTTACTGTCGGGGATCCCCTGGAGATGGATCGCAATGATGGTGTGGAACGGATTATGTATGGAATAGCCCGGTTACTCCCTGAAGAATACCAGGGTGTGTATACACATCATCAATCCTCATCAGTAGGAAGTTAG